Proteins from a genomic interval of Oncorhynchus mykiss isolate Arlee chromosome 21, USDA_OmykA_1.1, whole genome shotgun sequence:
- the LOC110499838 gene encoding troponin I, slow skeletal muscle isoform X1, with protein sequence MADDEEQDKPRPMNPKLIDKPKSKITASRKLSLKIMLLTRAMEQLEQETQDRDEEKLSYLGERLPPLQFSGLSLAELQDLCKQLHGKIDVVDEERYDCEAKVTKHNKDIHELKLKVQDLGGKFKKPALRKVRVSADEMMRALLGTKHKGSMDLRSNLKSVKKEDTNKDKDKVLTSEVTDWRKNVEAMSGMEGRKKMFDASGGQ encoded by the exons TGAG GAGCAAGACAAACCCAGGCCAATGAATCCCAAGTTAATTGACAAG CCGAAGTCGAAGATTACGGCTTCGCGTAAGCTCTCCCTGAAG ATCATGCTGCTTACCAGGGCGATGGAGCAGCTGGAACAGGAGACGCAGGACAGGGATGAGGAGAAACTGAGCTACCTGGGAGAGCGACTGCCCCCCTTGCAGTTCTCTGGACTGTCATTGGCTGAGCTACAG GACCTATGCAAGCAGCTCCATGGAAAGATAGATGTGGTAGATGAGGAGAGATACGACTGTGAGGCCAAAGTGACCAAGCACAACAAAGAT ATCCATGAGTTGAAGTTGAAGGTGCAGGACTTAGGAGGGAAGTTTAAGAAGCCCGCCCTGAGGAAGGTGCGCGTCTCTGCAGACGAGATGATGAGAGCTTTGCTGGGAACCAAACACAAAGGCTCTATGGACCTCAGGTCCAACCTCAAGTCTGTCAAGAAGGAAGACACCAACAAGGACAAAGACAAG GTGCTCACGTCTGAGGTGACCGACTGGCGTAAGAATGTGGAGGCCATGTCTGGCATGGAGGGCCGCAAGAAGATGTTTGACGCATCTGGCGGCCAGTAA
- the LOC110499838 gene encoding troponin I, slow skeletal muscle isoform X2, translated as MNPKLIDKPKSKITASRKLSLKIMLLTRAMEQLEQETQDRDEEKLSYLGERLPPLQFSGLSLAELQDLCKQLHGKIDVVDEERYDCEAKVTKHNKDIHELKLKVQDLGGKFKKPALRKVRVSADEMMRALLGTKHKGSMDLRSNLKSVKKEDTNKDKDKVLTSEVTDWRKNVEAMSGMEGRKKMFDASGGQ; from the exons ATGAATCCCAAGTTAATTGACAAG CCGAAGTCGAAGATTACGGCTTCGCGTAAGCTCTCCCTGAAG ATCATGCTGCTTACCAGGGCGATGGAGCAGCTGGAACAGGAGACGCAGGACAGGGATGAGGAGAAACTGAGCTACCTGGGAGAGCGACTGCCCCCCTTGCAGTTCTCTGGACTGTCATTGGCTGAGCTACAG GACCTATGCAAGCAGCTCCATGGAAAGATAGATGTGGTAGATGAGGAGAGATACGACTGTGAGGCCAAAGTGACCAAGCACAACAAAGAT ATCCATGAGTTGAAGTTGAAGGTGCAGGACTTAGGAGGGAAGTTTAAGAAGCCCGCCCTGAGGAAGGTGCGCGTCTCTGCAGACGAGATGATGAGAGCTTTGCTGGGAACCAAACACAAAGGCTCTATGGACCTCAGGTCCAACCTCAAGTCTGTCAAGAAGGAAGACACCAACAAGGACAAAGACAAG GTGCTCACGTCTGAGGTGACCGACTGGCGTAAGAATGTGGAGGCCATGTCTGGCATGGAGGGCCGCAAGAAGATGTTTGACGCATCTGGCGGCCAGTAA